In Acipenser ruthenus chromosome 25, fAciRut3.2 maternal haplotype, whole genome shotgun sequence, the sequence ACATTGGCACATGAAACACTTCTGTTGTTTTGAATGTGAGACTGTGCTGGGAGGCCAGAGATACATTATGAAAGAAGGAAGACCATACTGCTGTAACTGCTTTGAGTCCCTGTATGCAGAGTACTGTGACACGTGTGGTGAACACATAGGTAAGGAGGCATTTGCACATCCCTACTGATGGAAAATTAACACAGTGTTGTTCAAAGTTTTGGAGCTCAACAGCAACACCCAGAACACCTGTCTATATCAGCAATAATAATCATGTGACCTTCAGCATCAGCTATCTGCATTTCATTCAGGATTATTTAGTTAGGACCTTTGATTTATTAACTTTATGGGTTACATTTCTGAATATAACAACTTTGATTTTTAGATGATTTATACAAACGTGATGTTTAGATGCTGTAGTCCATATATTAAGCTTACAGTGCCACAGTCCTTATGTGACAATACGATATCTcacagaattatttttatttttttgtataaaatggcCTCTTAAAATAATTTGGTCCAGGTCCATTAGCTGGATATTGTCTTGttggaaaattattattattattattattattatttttgtgataaTACAAAGTAGAAGGAGCATTCATTTTATAGAAGCAGAATTAAAGGAGCAATTCATGCATGCTAGAAAGACCAGTAACATTTCCATTCATCTTGGAAAGGTCATTAAAAAGAAATCAGTATTCCAGCTAATGGATCTAGACCAAATTATTTTAGgaaatttatttaattttgtctcTGGGAAATCCATTCTGCATATGGGAACACCACCTGTTTTAAAATTTCCATtaagaccaaaaaaaaatgttttacctcATGCATCATTATTTAAATTGTAAGTTGACTTGTACAAACTATTAAAAGTAGTTTGCGTAGCTGAGTAAAATAATTGCACAAAGGGAAGCAAAATTGCCGCATAATGACCACCTAAAGTAGGTTTAGCTGTGTCTAAGCATGCAAAGTAGATGGACCCTTGACCCAGCGAGTGGAATTTACACAGCATACTGTGTAATATCTTTTAAGGAAAACTGATTTGAAATTTAAACTACAATAACATGCCTGAAACCAGATGTGACCCATTATGGACTACAGCAAACTTGTTTTCTATGTCATGACACAAAAATACACTTTGAAAACTAAAAGATGCATAtgctaatattttttgtttatctATGATGATGGCCTGCCTAacatttatttgtagttttttggtAATCATTTGAACTTTTTGGAAGAATATTCTAGCTGCATTTACAGTGGGTAAAAACCCCccacaaaaaaacagaattaagTGGGGAATATACCACCAATATACCAGTAATCAGTAAATATACTTGcacatgtataataaaaacactgctTCACGCATTATACCTGTACTATGTAAGATATACTTTTAGGCCAAGTCACTTCTGgttttgcaatgcttttaaaaGGTAATAGCTGTTAGATTCCAGACCTGAGGTTTTCTAAATTTGAACAGCTTTGAtaatataactttaaacactcaatcataaaactctgttccagtagacaaatattattttacatttaccaATGACTTGCAGGTAAATTACAATATTTGTACAGTATGAAAACAATAGCAGTCATTGATTcttaaaacagctttttttatttttattgtgttctGTCCCTTAAAACGTAGCAGTCCCAGAACATGCCGGTACACAATTATGTGTATTATTTGAATCTGTTACAGCAGCTTAGCTGTTGAAATGTCTCTCATTTCCACCCTCTTTTTCAGGTATCGATCAAGGCCAGATGACCTATGATGGCCAACACTGGCACGCTACAGAGACCTGTTTTTGTTGTGCACAATGTAAGAAATCTCTCCTGGGGCGCCCTTTTCTTCCCAAGCAAGGTCAGATATTTTGCTCCAGAGCTTGCAGTGCAGGTGAAGACCCCAATGGTTCAGATTCTTCTGACTCTGCATTCCGAAGTGCAAGATCGAGGGAATCCCGTCGCAGTGCAAAGATTGGAAGAAACAGTGGGAAACTGGACACCAGGCAGGCCATGCCTATGTTAGCGGCATCTAGCAGATTCTCTACCGACGTTGACCCACTTTCTTTGCAAATGGATTTGCTGAGCCTGTCGAGCCAAGCGCCCAGTCTGAACCGGGAACCACAAGCACGGAAGAGCAGAGATGAACTTTACCAGTATGGACATAAAGCCGAGCAAATGCAAAGTCCTTTACAACTTCTCAGCCAGTGCAATGTGCGGACCACCTATAACTCTGTACAGAGTCCTGGGGCGCAACCAGAAACGTGGGCAAAAGACCATAGTAGTTCCAAGAGGGCTTCGACTTCTACTCTGAAGGGCAACCATGATAACTGGACCCAAGAGAGTAAAGAGGTCTATTTCTCTCCAAAGCTGAGGACACCGCAAGGCAGTTACAGCGACGTCTCCAGCCATGGGTTTTCAGAGAAAAGAAGTGTGAGCCTTCACGGTTACGAGAGAGAGGAGATGGTTGCCCAGCAATGTCGAACCAGGAATCCGATCAATGCACTTAGCTTTACTGAGCAACTTACACCAATGGAACAAACTCCACGGGGTTCAATGGAATCGCTGGCGCTATCCAATGCAACAGGTACCCTTTCTCTACTGTCAGCTTTCTGATAATAAGGGATCAGATGTACACTCAAAATACCCCTATAAAAACAGTAGCTGCTGGGACATGTTTTATGCACGCTGAAAAAGATGAGCTAGTTATGCAAAAATGTGTGCCATATAACAAAGGGGGTGTTGATGCTTGTTTTATAACACAGGTTCTTAACCTCAGTTAACCTTGTTTGTTATTGGGGTTACATTAAGAGACTGGAGAGTGAATCATGAAATCAGAAATGACCACAAGTGTTCATAAACTCTCTTATATGCATGTGCTAACAAGCAAAGAGTGCAGAACTGCTTCTAATTCCAGCATATAGCACTCGCAGTGTGATGAAAGGCAACCGAGTGCAGAGCTTTGCATTATATATGTATCAAGCAAGCAGTAACATCCCCCTCCATTGATAATGCTGAGGTACATATGTTCTTATTAGGTATCTACAACAGCACCGTTTTTTAAAGTGTGTGCTAGACTTTTTGAAAGTACATTCATTTTCTACCAAAAtgattgtttgtaaaaaaaaattttaaaagtgCTTTTTTCTGTTATGTGAAGCATTCATAAACATGtgcttcaataataaaaaaaagcctgtacTTGCGGGTTTAGAAATGGCAATAACATACTTTTGAAGGCAAAGTGGTTTTATTAGATTCATGATAATTTATACATTTGAATACCTTTGTTAATCTAGAACTTAAAACGCTCATTTAAGATATTATATTTTATCTTTTATCATTTAGGAACGTCTGCAGATGGAGTAACCAAACGCCAGGAGCATTTGTCCAGGTTTTCAATGCCGGATTTAAGCAAAGACTCTGGAATGAACGTGTCGGAAAAGAGCAACATGGGAACTCTAAACTCTTCTGTGCAGTTCAGAAGCACCGAGTCTTTGAGGAGCTTGAATTCTGTACAGCCATATCATGACATGGCGCCCCCTGTTGACAGACTGAAGTACGCTGTGCAGTACAGGGAGTCGCCTGCACACGTAAGGAGGTCACAGGGATTTACTTTTGAGGAGGAAAATTCTGTCAACAGAGTGAGCAATCAGCCTAATGCTAGACTGCCTCCCCTGAGTGAACGGACTCGCAGACGCTCACAAGGGCAGGAGGAGCACCAGCGCCGTCGCCATCACCACCGGCCCAGGAGGTCCAGGCGTTCCCGCTCAGAGAATGCACTCAATCTCGCTGCTGAGAGGCAGAGCCAAGTGAGAGACAGGCCTCAATTGCATTTAAGAGAGGAGTATGATCCATTTGTGCTACCCAGAGGCGGCAGAGATGCATTAGGGTATGGTTATAAACGAGAACCTTATGGCCGCTGTCCCAGAACCACCTCTGATCTAACACTGCAAAACCCCACGAGCCATCATCGGCTAGGACCTCAATTTGATGACTACGAAGATGACGACTGGTGCTCCACCTGCTCGTCCTCATCGGAATCGGAAGATGAAGGATACTTTCTGGGGGAGCCGATTCCACAGCCTGTCCAGCTCCGCTATCTCACCAGTGATGGACATCTTCACAGGTACGGATCTTCAGGGCTTGGCAGCTCTTCCACAATGGGAGGCAGAGGCCAGCTTCGCACCAGGAAAAGGAGGAAAAGCAAGAACTGCATCATATCCTAAcgaatagggggggggggggggggggtctaatcCCACTCAAAAATGTTAGCTTGCACAGTTGCACTCCAACGCTTTGGGAAAGTCTAtttagtacttttttttaaacaagaaaaacatAAATTGGGGTTTTAATATTGTCTATCAAAAGTTCTGTGATTTTGATATACTGTAACTATTGACCGCACAATTACATTTTGCATGTTTGCCATTGTCACTGTTTCAAAAGTTGTTTATTACTACATAGTTATCaagtttatattcatttttttccttCTAACATGTTCTTGCACTCCGTAATTAAAAACTGCCAACAACAATAGCAATGTTAGTGactgcctttgttttttaatcagtTAGCCAATCAGTGAAGATACGATTTTCCAGCTTACATGtttaatagcttttaatttaattctTATGaaatgtatatacaaataaattcacTAAGTTAATTAAGTTTTAGTGTACATATTGTGTAAATGAGTTactacatatttttatattttgtaatgatAGAAGCATTTATGTATTATAAGGTAGTTCTaggaaaaaaatgcatgcatgtttatTTGCTGACCCTGTCTTGAATTGAAATTAAAACAGTATTTCACTGAacatttgtactgtgtttttatttatattttttccttTCCTATATAGTTCATGTACAGCTTTTTCAatgtgtgtcagttttttgtaaagtaaatggaaaactacaaagtggtatgcaattcaatgttaatgtaacattattcagcaagtttccttcgactttatgaagcaaaattagttaattcaatagggtggtgcgaaacttttggccatagctgtacagtaagtCATGAGAGTGTGTACTTCATGTGGTTAAAATATGTGATTTATTACGTTTTGAAATGGCACTAAAGTGGCAAAATTTAACCAAGGAAATAACAAAATGGCAGTGAGAAGATCAAGTaaaccttaaaaataaaaagattttccTCATTTTAATAATACCCTTTGTAGCAAGGGAATCTCTTGTCAGTTCTTGTTGGCAGACCATTCTTAAAGCAACCTATTAATAAAAGAAATGGGAATATGCAAACCAAATGCAAGTACTTTTTAATGAAGAAAGAGCTGAATGTTTGTCACATATTCTTGAATACAATATCATTACCCTGTTGAGTGCAGCCATGCCCTGTTTGTCATCTATAAATGTTATTCAAATTCTACttccccaacccaacccaacccaaaccaaaccaaaccaaaccaaacccaaacccaaacccaaacccaaatgATTTAGGTTACTGGATATTAGTAATGGTTCCTAGTTTTTTGAGGTTTTACATTTCATGATGTCCTGAAGGCAGaaccttcctttattttcagaaTTGGTTCATTCACCTTATCATCAGTGTGAAGGGGGAagttcctgtgggagctggtggcgcagcggGGCAGTGCGCCGGCATGCTGCGCCGTTCACCTTTGGGGACGGGGTTCGAATCTTGCCgagtccttcctttattttcagaaGACTTGGTTCATTCACCTTATCATCAGTGTGAAGGCGGACggtcctgtgggagctggtggcgcagcggGGCAGTGCGCCGGCATGCTGCGCCGTTCACCTTTGGGGACGGGGTTCGAATCTTGCCGactccttcctttattttcagaaGAATTGGTTCATTCACCTTATCATCAGTGTGAAGGCGGAagttcctgtgggagctggtggcgcagcggGGCAGTGCGCCGGCATGCTGCGCCGTTCACCTTTGGGGACGGGGTTCGAATCTTGCCgagtccttcctttattttcagaaGAATTGGTTCATTCACCTTATCATCAGTGTGAAGGCGGACggtcctgtgggagctggtggcgcagcggGGCAGTGCGCCGGCATGCTGCGCCGTTCACCTTTGGGGACGGGGTTCGAATCTTGCCgagtccttcctttattttcagaaGAATTGGTTCATTCACCTTATCATCAGTGTGAAGGCGGACggtcctgtgggagctggtggcgcagcggGGCAGTGCGCCGGCATGCTGCGCCGTTCACCTTTGGGGACGGGGTTCGAATCTTGCCGactccttcctttattttcagaaGAATTGGTTCATTCACCTTATCATCAGTGTGAAGGCGGAagttcctgtgggagctggtggcgcagcggGGCAGTGCGCCGGCATGCTGCGCCGTTCACCTTTGGGGACGGGGTTCGAATCTTGCCgagtccttcctttattttcagaaGAATTGGTTCATTCACCTTATCATCAGTGTGAAGGCGGACggtcctgtgggagctggtggcgcagcggGGCAGTGCGCCGGCATGCTGCGCCGTTCACCTTTGGGGACGGGGTTCGAATCTTGCCGactccttcctttattttcagaaGAATTGGTTCATTCACCTTATCATCAGTGTGAAGGCGGAagttcctgtgggagctggtggcgcagcgggctaGTCCCACGGCCATCACTCCCCGAAGACGGCGGTTCGAATCCAGCTCCCGGAGGAGAGTTCCTGAGGTGAGTAAAGATGCTGGCTGTGTTTCCACAGGAGGAGGAGAAGGCGGCGGCCTGCCCCGCAGAGGGAGCAGGAAGAAGATGGGGGGGGCTCTGGCCCCCCCCGGCAGGGAGGAGAGCGAAAGGTGGGAGTGTTGCTGCCTGAGAGAAGTCAAAGTTGTACTTTTGTCTATGCAAGATACTAAGTTAGTTGTCAAACTGTATGAACATACTTTTGCCTAGTCTCTTAAGATACTTATTTACCATCTTAACAATATGAATCTTAAACATACTTACTagactaaaataaatgtatattgaaaGCATGTACCTTTAAGAGGCTAGACAAAACTATATACATACAGTTTATTAGTAGTCTTGCAAAGACAAAAGTATGGTCATACAGTTTGATAACTAACTTAACATCTTGCTTAGGCAAAAGTACAACTTTGACTTCTCTCAGGCAGCAACACTCCCACCTTTCGCTCTCCTCCCTGCCGGGGGGGGCCAGAGCCCCCCCCATCTTCTTCCTGCTCCCTCTGCGGGGCAGGCCGCCGCCTTCTCCTCCTCCTGTGGAAACACAGCCAACATCATTCGTTACAGCCAGCATCATTACTCACCTCAGGAACTCACCTCCGGGAGCTGGATTCGAACCGCCGTCTTCGGGGAGAGATGGCCGTGGGACtagcccgctgcgccaccagctcccacaggaactTCCGCCTTCACACTGATGATAAGGTGAATGAACCAGTTCttctgaaaataaaggaaggaatcgCCAAGATTCGAACCGCGTCCCCAAAGGGGGAACGGCACAGCGCAGCACGCCGGCGCATTAACccgctgcgccaccagctcccacaggaccGTCCGCCTTCACACTGATGATAAGGTGAATGAACCAATAAttctgaaaataaaggaaggaaggaCTCGGCAAGATTCGAACCCCGTCCCCAAAGGTGAACGGCGCAGCATCCCGGCGCACTGCCccgctgcgccaccagctcccacaggaccGTCCGCCTTCACACTGATGATAAGGTGAATGAACCAATTCttctgaaaataaaggaaggactcGGCAAGATTCGAACCCCGTCCCCAAAGGTGACCGGCGCAGCATGCCGGCGCATTGCCCCGCTGCGCCATCTCACTTCCATGGAAGAGCTTACTTTGTCATTGACTATAAGGGAAATTAACAACGTATTTGAAAATGAAGGAAAGAATCAATATGATTTTAACCCAGTTCAACACATTATTGCATTTTGTGAAGTGGACCTGGGGATAAGTTGTGATTCTCAACTTGGTttaatttgtgacttgaactggattcaaagccaaaccttataGGTCTCCAAGgtaaattaaacaatataaaaaaaaaaaggttttaacagtTGTGCCTCATGTGAGACTTGAGCTGATTACCCTGCAAATCAGAGTCCAATCCTGGTCACAGTGTTGCAGGGTCACCAGGTTCCTGTGTGGTTATGCAGGTGATTCATCACGATTGTCTTCTGAAAGCTTCCTCAGCAAAGGCAACTGACAAGATAATTTAACTATACTCTCATCTCTCATCCTTTCCTGCCTCATGAAGTTATTGAGTGTTATTACAGGCATTGTCAGCTGCTTTGCTTACATAATGTTTGTGGTGGTACATATACTGCTATAAATCAGTGTATAATTATGTTCCAATGCCAATAGATTTTCTAGATAGCACATTGGTTCTTTGCTTAAAAAAAGCTATAAGAAAAATGGCTCCTTCTTGTTCTTCGTTTATGGTCAATTTGGGAGAATAAAAACGTAACTAGCCATTTTCTCCAAAGTTTCATTGCTGTTTTTACTGCTTTCCCCATTATGTGGAGTTAGCATTTTATGAGTTTTGGAAGTCTCAGGTTGCAATATATGTTACATATTTCACATATCAAATCATAATCACCACCCTGTAGAAGACACATTTGTGTACTTCAATTGCATTCTGGAGTTGACGGATACAGACTCCCAGTTCATCATTCCTTCACATGATCTCAACATACAACACTGTAGAAAGTTGAGCTACTGTGAGAAGAACATGTAGGTTTCTGGGACAAGTCATGATTGTCAGGATAGTAATATGTCATTGGATCCATCCGAACAAGCAAGATATTCCTCTACCATGGAAAGGTGTGTGACCTAGGTCTAGACAGGAAGCTACTAGAATCATCAGAGGGAGAAGAACACAATACTCAGCATTGCAAACTCAAGGTTTTAGTTAAGtaagcattctttaaaaaaaaaatgttttcacaaCATTATAGAAAATTGTCTTCTTAagctgtgtataaaaaaaaaaaacacctatgtTAGTAAAATACAtcccctgccacagctgtaaagACATACGTTAGCTGTCAGTATCA encodes:
- the LOC117413733 gene encoding prickle-like protein 2 isoform X2, producing the protein MPLEMEKTVNKLMYDFQRNSTSDDDSGCALEEYAWVPPGLKPEQVHQYYNCLPEDRVPYVNSPGEKYRIKQLLHQLPPHDNEVRYCNSLDDEEKRELKLFSNQRKRENLGRGNVRPFPVTMTGAICEQCGGQINGGDIAVFASRAGHGVCWHPHCFVCSICDELLVDLIYFYQDGKIYCGRHHAERLKPRCTACDEIIFADECTEAEGRHWHMKHFCCFECETVLGGQRYIMKEGRPYCCNCFESLYAEYCDTCGEHIGIDQGQMTYDGQHWHATETCFCCAQCKKSLLGRPFLPKQGQIFCSRACSAGEDPNGSDSSDSAFRSARSRESRRSAKIGRNSGKLDTRQAMPMLAASSRFSTDVDPLSLQMDLLSLSSQAPSLNREPQARKSRDELYQYGHKAEQMQSPLQLLSQCNVRTTYNSVQSPGAQPETWAKDHSSSKRASTSTLKGNHDNWTQESKEVYFSPKLRTPQGSYSDVSSHGFSEKRSVSLHGYEREEMVAQQCRTRNPINALSFTEQLTPMEQTPRGSMESLALSNATGTSADGVTKRQEHLSRFSMPDLSKDSGMNVSEKSNMGTLNSSVQFRSTESLRSLNSVQPYHDMAPPVDRLKYAVQYRESPAHVRRSQGFTFEEENSVNRVSNQPNARLPPLSERTRRRSQGQEEHQRRRHHHRPRRSRRSRSENALNLAAERQSQVRDRPQLHLREEYDPFVLPRGGRDALGYGYKREPYGRCPRTTSDLTLQNPTSHHRLGPQFDDYEDDDWCSTCSSSSESEDEGYFLGEPIPQPVQLRYLTSDGHLHRYGSSGLGSSSTMGGRGQLRTRKRRKSKNCIIS
- the LOC117413733 gene encoding prickle-like protein 2 isoform X1, with the protein product MFTRSSKKRHSSRSLTALDDPERGQLCNVCGDQCPGFALHKWRKICLHCKCPREEHVVAVMPLEMEKTVNKLMYDFQRNSTSDDDSGCALEEYAWVPPGLKPEQVHQYYNCLPEDRVPYVNSPGEKYRIKQLLHQLPPHDNEVRYCNSLDDEEKRELKLFSNQRKRENLGRGNVRPFPVTMTGAICEQCGGQINGGDIAVFASRAGHGVCWHPHCFVCSICDELLVDLIYFYQDGKIYCGRHHAERLKPRCTACDEIIFADECTEAEGRHWHMKHFCCFECETVLGGQRYIMKEGRPYCCNCFESLYAEYCDTCGEHIGIDQGQMTYDGQHWHATETCFCCAQCKKSLLGRPFLPKQGQIFCSRACSAGEDPNGSDSSDSAFRSARSRESRRSAKIGRNSGKLDTRQAMPMLAASSRFSTDVDPLSLQMDLLSLSSQAPSLNREPQARKSRDELYQYGHKAEQMQSPLQLLSQCNVRTTYNSVQSPGAQPETWAKDHSSSKRASTSTLKGNHDNWTQESKEVYFSPKLRTPQGSYSDVSSHGFSEKRSVSLHGYEREEMVAQQCRTRNPINALSFTEQLTPMEQTPRGSMESLALSNATGTSADGVTKRQEHLSRFSMPDLSKDSGMNVSEKSNMGTLNSSVQFRSTESLRSLNSVQPYHDMAPPVDRLKYAVQYRESPAHVRRSQGFTFEEENSVNRVSNQPNARLPPLSERTRRRSQGQEEHQRRRHHHRPRRSRRSRSENALNLAAERQSQVRDRPQLHLREEYDPFVLPRGGRDALGYGYKREPYGRCPRTTSDLTLQNPTSHHRLGPQFDDYEDDDWCSTCSSSSESEDEGYFLGEPIPQPVQLRYLTSDGHLHRYGSSGLGSSSTMGGRGQLRTRKRRKSKNCIIS